Proteins co-encoded in one Ananas comosus cultivar F153 linkage group 15, ASM154086v1, whole genome shotgun sequence genomic window:
- the LOC109721831 gene encoding uncharacterized protein LOC109721831 isoform X3, producing MLQLLFAVAFSAAPLTLYVPPVRCLNHFVAALEAMLREAAPSSLRAYLRLRLGFRRLRFALLRFLRCLEAWEMLRIWSGMIDGWIDLERGL from the exons ATGCTGCAGCTGCTGTTCGCGGTGGCGTTCTCGGCGGCGCCCCTGACGCTGTACGTGCCGCCGGTGCGGTGCCTGAACCACTTCGTGGCGGCGCTGGAGGCGATGCTGCGCGAGGCCGCGCCCTCCTCCCTCCGCGCctacctccgcctccgcctcggcTTCCGCCGCCTCCGCTTCGCCCTCCTCCGATTCCTCCGCTG TCTAGAGGCTTGGGAGATGTTGCGAATTTGGTCTGGGATGATAGATGGATGGATAGACCTGGAGCGAGGTCTATGA
- the LOC109721115 gene encoding putative pentatricopeptide repeat-containing protein At3g05240 has translation MLLHRLELGQVQAHLTKSLKPNLLNSLLGALSRSKTPAKAIQIYSLMVHSSFPHDHFTYTFVLKSCSLLAHHHRHRPLPLGRQVHARLLKSGHHSDLFVQNALLSFYSADADANAARRVFSGIADPDVVSWTSLVSALARNGCDAEAVNAFAGMGARPNAMTLVSLLPACSALKALNIGKSVHGFCFRSFGGHGSNVILDNAILDMYFKCGDIVSAQTLFGEMPRRDVVSWTTMVSGFARNGSYKEAIFAFCEVLLDGEVEPNEATIVSVLGAIASLGSLSLGKLVHCYLLRSQLGVDGILGNALINMYTKCGDVGLAFKVFRELSYKDLVSWCTVIGGMAINGRVGHALQLFSLMLRYGAQPDGIVFLALLSSCCHAGLVDHALVIFDAMSKVYGIMPQKEHYTCMIDAYGRAGKFKLAEDIVREMPSERDRHVLGALLSAYKVHGGDEAKCERLKELLLGGEVGAGGGTYALLSNLLADAGRWEGANAVRDQMAARMVVKTAACSWIQV, from the coding sequence ATGCTGCTGCACCGTTTGGAGCTAGGCCAGGTCCAAGCCCACCTCACCAAGTCCCTGAAACCCAACCTCCTCAACTCCCTCCTTGGCGCGCTCTCCCGCTCAAAAACCCCCGCCAAAGCCATTCAAATCTACTCCCTCATGGTTCACTCCTCCTTCCCCCACGACCACTTCACCTACACCTTCGTCCTCAAATCCTGCTCCCTCCTCgcccaccaccaccgccaccgccccCTCCCCCTCGGCCGTCAAGTCCACGCCCGCCTCCTCAAATCCGGCCACCACTCCGACCTCTTCGTCCAAAACGCACTTCTAAGCTTCTACTCCGCCGACGCCGATGCCAACGCCGCGCGCCGCGTCTTCTCGGGCATCGCCGACCCCGACGTCGTCTCCTGGACCTCTCTCGTGTCGGCGCTCGCGAGAAACGGCTGCGATGCGGAGGCTGTTAATGCGTTCGCGGGAATGGGTGCGAGGCCGAACGCGATGACCCTCGTGAGCCTTCTTCCGGCTTGTTCTGCTCTCAAAGCTCTCAATATCGGGAAGTCGGTTCATGGGTTTTGTTTTCGGAGCTTCGGCGGACACGGTAGTAATGTCATTCTGGACAACGCTATCCTTGATATGTATTTTAAATGTGGTGATATTGTTTCTGCACAGACTCTGTTTGGCGAAATGCCTCGCAGAGATGTGGTCTCTTGGACCACGATGGTGTCTGGGTTTGCACGGAACGGAAGCTATAAAGAGGCCATATTTGCATTTTGTGAAGTGCTTTTAGATGGAGAGGTCGAGCCTAACGAGGCCACCATTGTTAGCGTGTTGGGTGCGATCGCTTCCCTGGGGTCTTTAAGTTTGGGAAAGTTGGTGCACTGTTACTTGCTTAGGAGTCAACTTGGTGTTGACGGAATTTTGGGTAATGCTCTGATTAACATGTACACCAAGTGTGGTGATGTCGGTTTGGCTTTTAAGGTGTTCAGGGAGCTTTCGTACAAGGATTTGGTTTCGTGGTGCACCGTTATCGGGGGAATGGCCATTAATGGTAGAGTTGGGCACGCTTTACAGCTTTTCTCTTTGATGCTACGATATGGGGCTCAGCCCGATGGCATTGTTTTCCTTGCATTGCTCTCCTCATGTTGTCATGCCGGGTTGGTAGACCATGCTTTGGTTATATTTGATGCCATGAGTAAAGTTTACGGGATTATGCCACAGAAGGAGCACTATACATGCATGATCGATGCCTATGGCCGAGCCGGGAAATTCAAGCTAGCCGAGGACATTGTCAGAGAGATGCCTAGTGAACGAGACAGGCATGTGTTGGGAGCACTGTTAAGTGCTTACAAGGTGCATGGCGGTGATGAGGCTAAATGTGAGCGCCTTAAAGAATTGCTTCTCGGAGGAGAGGTGGGTGCTGGAGGGGGTACATATGCATTGTTGTCAAACTTGCTGGCTGATGCTGGTCGATGGGAGGGCGCTAATGCAGTTAGAGATCAAATGGCAGCAAGAATGGTTGTTAAGACTGCTGCATGTAGTTGGATTCAGGTCTAA
- the LOC109721130 gene encoding putative pentatricopeptide repeat-containing protein At5g52630 codes for MPLHVPSQALPTCPRALGGVLLSLSAARALPQGQQLHAHLLKSGRVPSSSPSSPLSLLSNHLITFYARCSLPLHSLRAFRDLPAAAPAPAASWCALLSSLAQNALPLLALSVFRSMLRAGVPPSDRSLPSAAKSAAALSLPSLARSLHALALKSPFSPDVFVSSSLLDMYAKCALLPDALRLFHLMPSRNVVSWSALISAHAADPALHPSALAIFRSALESGVDVNDFTLSSVARVCAAATLLALGAQVHARAAKSGLDASPFVGSALVSLYSKCGLAAHADQVFDEMPRRNLGAWNAALAAAAQHGRAADAFRRFEAMRAAGFRPNYITFLCLLTACSHAGLVGEGRRYFALMPEHGVEPGPEHYAAMVDLLGRSGRIPEALAFVESMPVEPTESVWSALLTACRIHKDTGTAALAADRLFAAGSLSSGASMLLSGAYAAAGRYADAARARKEMRDRGVRKETGLSWLEAGGKVHTFVSGDRRHARSEEIYRKLEEVGERMELAGYVADTSEVGRDVGGEEKRAAVRYHSERLAIGLGLLVVPEGVPIRVMKNLRVCSDCHTAIKYLSKCTGRTVVLRDNHRFHRFESGQCSCRDFW; via the coding sequence ATGCCCCTCCATGTTCCGAGCCAGGCCCTGCCGACGTGCCCGCGCGCCCTGGGCGGCGTCCTCCTCTCGCTGTCGGCGGCGCGCGCCCTCCCGCAGGGCCAGCAGCTCCACGCCCACCTCCTCAAGTCGGGCCGCGTGCCCTCGTCGTCCCCTTCCTCCCcgctctccctcctctccaACCACCTCATCACCTTCTACGCCCGCTGCTCCCTCCCCCTCCACTCCCTCCGCGCCTTCCGCGacctccccgccgccgccccggctCCCGCCGCCTCCTGGTGcgccctcctctcctccctcgcccagAACGCCCTCCCCCTCCTCGCCCTCTCCGTCTTCCGCTCCATGCTCCGCGCCGGCGTCCCCCCCTCCGACCGCTCCCTCCCCTCCGCCGCCAAGtccgccgccgccctctccctcccctcgcTCGCCCGCTCCCtccacgccctcgccctcaAGTCCCCCTTCTCCCCCGACGTCTtcgtctcctcctccctcctcgacATGTACGCCAAGTGCGCCCTCCTCCCCGACGCCCTCCGCCTCTTCCATCTCATGCCCTCCCGCAACGTCGTCTCCTGGTCCGCCCTCATCTCCGCCCACGCCGCCGACCCCGCCCTCCACCCCTCCGCGCTCGCCATCTTCAGGTCCGCGCTCGAGTCGGGCGTCGACGTCAACGACTTCACCCTCTCCTCCGTCGCCCGCGtctgcgccgccgccaccctccTCGCGCTCGGCGCCCAGGTCCACGCGCGCGCCGCCAAGTCGGGGCTCGACGCCTCCCCCTTCGTCGGCAGCGCCCTCGTGTCGCTCTACTCCAAGTGCGGCCTCGCCGCCCACGCCGACCAGGTGTTCGACGAGATGCCCCGCCGGAACCTCGGCGCCTGGAACGCcgcgctcgccgccgccgcccagcACGGCCGCGCCGCCGACGCGTTCCGCCGGTTCGAGGCCATGCGCGCCGCCGGGTTCCGCCCCAACTACATCACCTTCCTCTGCCTGCTCACCGCGTGCAGCCACGCGGGGCTCGTCGGCGAGGGCCGGCGATACTTCGCCCTCATGCCCGAGCACGGCGTCGAGCCCGGGCCCGAGCACTACGCCGCGATGGTCGACCTCCTCGGCCGCTCCGGGCGCATTCCGGAAGCGCTCGCATTCGTCGAGTCGATGCCGGTGGAGCCGACGGAGTCGGTGTGGAGCGCGCTGCTCACGGCGTGCCGAATACACAAGGACACCGGCACCGCGGCGCTCGCGGCCGACCGGCTCTTCGCGGCCGGCTCGCTCAGCTCCGGAGCGAGCATGCTGCTCTCCGGCGCGTACGCCGCGGCCGGGCGGTATGCGGACGCGGCGCGCGCCAGGAAGGAGATGCGGGACCGCGGCGTGCGCAAGGAGACCGGGCTGAGCTGGCTGGAGGCCGGGGGGAAGGTGCACACGTTCGTTTCGGGGGACCGGAGGCACGCGAGGAGCGAGGAGATATATAGAAAATTGGAGGAGGTCGGGGAGCGGATGGAGCTGGCGGGGTACGTCGCGGACACGAGCGAAGTGGGGAGGGACGTGGGCGGCGAGGAGAAGCGGGCGGCGGTGAGGTACCACAGCGAGCGGCTGGCCATCGGGCTGGGGCTGCTGGTGGTGCCGGAGGGGGTGCCAATCCGGGTGATGAAGAATCTCAGGGTGTGCAGCGACTGTCACACGGCCATCAAGTATCTGAGCAAGTGCACCGGCCGCACGGTGGTTCTCAGGGACAACCACCGTTTCCACCGGTTCGAGAGCGGCCAGTGCTCCTGTCGGGATTTCTGGTGA